DNA from Daucus carota subsp. sativus chromosome 1, DH1 v3.0, whole genome shotgun sequence:
cgCAGATTATTAGGTTTCATTTGTCATCCTCATTACTTATCTTCTCATCATTACAGTTTTCTCCATCCAGCAACTGAGTAGGTGGAAAGTCCTCTTCTTTCGCTTTGGCAATTGCAATTTTGCATAAAAAGCTGGGCTGATTAGTTGAAGAAAGAAGCCTTGCCCACATCCTATCAGTAATCACAACGTGGTTCCTCTGTTCATTTATGCGCTGCACAAAGAATATCCAGTAATCAGTCTGAATACATCTAAATAGGAAAATGAGTTTGAGTTCTCTTATTAATCAACCaaatatagtatagatgtacGGTCATGGATTTGCATGTGATCTAGTACTTACATTAAAAGGGATGTATGTCTGTCTCCCATTAACAAGCCCACTCGTATAGCCTGTGTAACCTGCCATTGCTCCATGAACGCAACTTTGTGCAAGAAGTGTGCAATACACATTGTCCGATGCATTACTCGGAATAGCACGGATCATGTAGGTAGGATCTGCCAAGATAGCAGGATcagcttaattatttattacatGAGTTCTGGTGTTTAAGTAGCGACAAATAAATAGAAACTTACTGACCTATATATTTAAGAGTGAGCTGCAACTTGTTTCTGGCAAAATGATCCTACAACAGAAGGATAACGTAATTATATAAGCCACCAAAATCATAGTATCATACCTAAGTAGAGAGTTACAGAAAATATCACAGCAAACAACTTTTTAGGGCTCCGTAAGAAATTGTTGTGCAGGACACCAAACGAATCAGCAAACATCTTTAGGACTTGTTATACTAGTCTAGTTTCATGTAGCTGACACGGATCAGCTACACAAATCGGATAATCATACTGCTCCCTTGGGAAGTTTTCTCTATTCCAAAATGATTATTAATGAACCAACCTGTTCCTATTGGAATGAAGCATAGCTACGCAGGCCCGGTTAAGGGAACTCAAGTCTTAAGCTCTCAAGATATTTATATACTGGAACCTACAATCATGAACTCATTTTCCTTGTATACTATTTTTTCCCACTTAGCCTGATTAGTAATAAAGACCCGTTTTTTTAGATCTTGAACACAATAACTCTTACGTATGCATCAAAGGAGAGAGAAAAGATTTGACATGTAAAGTCATTAGGGAGAGAGTGGATGAGGGATGATAGGACCAAACAACTTAAGTTGGTGCCGGAACATTATGACATGCAACCATTggcacataaatatataaatttgaaattgttcaatctaatatatattagttCCTGCGGAAGACAAAGCTAATTACAAAATTGTATTAAAACAGAATAGGGTGTATTGTTTGGTGCAGAGGGATTTTCGAAGAAGAATACATACAATATTAACTTAAAGCAACGCAAATAccttaatcttttgagaaatcCACAATCCATTATCTGCAAGTAGCTTGTTCCCTGAAGCATCTTGCGCATTTCCTAGGCTCTGTTCTTTATCAAGAAGATCCTGACCTGCTCCTTCAGCTATAACAATAACCATGTGTCCATCTTCTTTAAGTCGTTTCTCCACATATTCAAAAAGTCCACCTTCTCCTTCAAGATAGAATGGTGACTCTGGTATCAAGCACAAATCTACATCTCGGCTGGCAAGAGTGGCATACATGGCAATAAAACCTGCAATAACAATTATGTAAGATACAATGACAGAGATACTAACAATGGCGAAAGTTTTTATGAACTGAAACTGATTCCAGTAACCTAGCAATAATATTAGCCTATAGTTATTCCAAGTCATACGAAGTTAACTTACCACTGTAACGGCCCATTAGCTTCACTACACCAACACCGTTCTCGGCACTTTCAGCTTCAACGTGTGCAGCATTGATGGCGCGTTGAGCTTCTTCAACAGCAGTATCAAAACCAAATGATTTATCAATGACCTGAACAAGAACATGTTCCATCTCAGTATAAACGTGGTTAATTCCAAAAATATTTGTGGGGGCAGAGTcatcacaaaaaaaatatggGAGCAGGCAGAATAGGACATAAAATCAAATCAGTCAAAGATGCAATCTTATAAGGAAAAATTTCGAGCATAATGTTTGACTTTAAGTGTTTAGCCATATCAAGTTTCAGGAATCGAGATTAGACTGGACGAAtgaaataattttacaaatgcCTCAACTTGCAGTAAAGAGAGGGTATGCTAAAATAACTCAAAGCAAATTATAGATAGATGTTAGAGAAAACAATACCGGAATGTCATTATCAATAGTTTTTGGAATTCCTGCAATCGCAACCTTCAGACCGCGCCGTCTAACTTCCTGCAATGAGTATTACACTTTGAGAGAAAAGGTAGCATATTTGAACATACAAGATTCTAGAAAGATATCATAGCGTGTACCGCGCCACATATGACAGGATATGGTGGCAGACACAATAGACTCAAAAGCCCATCCCAATAGCATCAGTGAGTTCAAATTAAAAACACCACCCCTCCCTATATGCTATAGTAGTTAAGGAAACCTAATGGTACTTGGTAGACAGAGGTACAGTGTCCTTCTGAGGAAATTAAGTCACTGCTCCTATAGTCGATACGGGTTAGAATTAAGCATTGCTGCATGTTGGATACACCTAAGGATGCACATTCCGCGATAACTGATTAAGTATACTCCATGAAAGTAAGACAAGAACATGGATATCACAAGCTATAAACAGAACAATCCGGTATTCAAGACAGATTAACAGAGTTATGTTGATGACGTTCAGCAAATTATGAAGCATCACTTCAAGATACCAGATTACGCTAGTTCTTTTCAAACTCCCTTTATGTATGCTACATTATATAAGAAAGCAGGTCAATCTCCTCCAAAAGACAGTTACCTCAAAAATGACAGCAGCACCTTTCTGAGTCCCATCTCCTCCAATAATATAAACCTGAATCAGAATAGCATATCAGCAACAAACATTTTAGCTAAACCAAAAAGAGTAATAGATACAGAAAGGGGACAATCCTAAACCACGACAAAGTTCAAAATTGTTCGCAAAATATTGAAGATCCCCTACCTGATTAATTCCTCGATCCTGAATGCTGTCAACAATCTTCATCTTATCATGCCCCCCACGAGATGTTCCAAGGACTGTGCCTCCACGTTTGTGAATATCATTTACAATCTTTGGTGTCAAGGGAATGgtatttcttgaataaaaacCTCTATAACCTCCCTGTACAGTATAAATTTTGTAAGTCCACAAACCAATAGCATATAAGTAATCGTATATTAACCAAATCCCACAGAAATTATGAAGATTAAAAACCAAaagaataaatgatatttgCTAGAATGAACATGAAAGAGGCGGAGTGCAATCAGTTACTTTTAACTTGTTACAACAAGCAAACAAAGGCCATGAGCCAAAGATGTCCCAAAGCTGCAtacaaacatatcaaaaaccCTACCTAAAAAGTAGTCAAAAGTGTCTCAATGTTTTGCATTTATACACTCAGTATATTATCCTATCACAAAACATGTATTCGAGCCATAGGTCTAAACTATGCCCTCCATGTTGCTATGAAGGTTAGAGATTTAATAAACTTGCTTGAATTGTTTGATGAGGAAAACTACAAGCAGAATATTATAGCAGAGCTGCAGAAGTAAAATTTAAAACTGTTAATGCCTTTAAAGATAAAGTGTACTGAAAACATAAACAAACCTCTATTCCAGAGACTCTGGTGATGCCGTACATGTGATAGAGAGCACATACAATTTCCCTGATCACCGTATTAAGCCCAGGGCACAACCCACCGCATGTTACAATACAAGCATGCACCTCATCTGGGCTGAAATATACCTGTGGCATTGAAGAACTGTGTTAGCCTAAGCATATGTATCAGATTACATCTAGTACGAGTGGGAAATTGCATACCTTCTGGCGAGGTCCGGCACGTCGGAAATGTATTCCCCTTGGACTATCTTTATGAACCACAACCTACAGTAAAGATTCTAAAATTTAGGGGGAAATATATTGTTTATGTTAATGTCATACATGTCAAGACAACATGCATAATGGTCATGCTATCCAGTAACATATAAGGCCACGGTTTTAAAAATTTACTAACCCCAAAAAAACCTGAATTACAAGCCATGATGACTTTTCATTCTCATTCACGCACACAAAAATTGTATGCAGCGACTTGTGGCCCATCAAAGTGGTGTGTTTTTTAATAAGTCTTTGGCAGCATCACAAATCTATATTGCTAATTTTGTTGCCTATTCAAGCATACAGAGAAAGCGGGCGGGGGTTGTGGCCTTATAGCAAGTGGTGGAACAGTATCACAAGAGAGCCGGGCTTAAGCAAAAAATATCAACAATTCAGACCACTCGGGGCTGAAAAATTCAACTGCGATAACATTAAAGGATTGAGCAAGTCAGAAGAAGTAAATAACCTTTTGTGGTACAGTATCATCGACATTTACAAAGTACTGCCTGAAAGTTGAAGACACCACAACAGCTTAGATTCTGATCATTCGAAACCAAAGCAATTGatataacaaattaaaaatattagattagaAAAGAGAAAAGTATATTTTACTAACTTTACAACTGAATATGCTGGATTAGATCGCAACGGATTGGGATAGGTCTGCACAGAAACATCACAATTAACTTTCAgcagataaaaatataatttgcagGATTTAGAAATTCAAGAAACAGATCATAGAAGAACAAACCAATACCAATTGATCTAtcaatcaaaacaaaaggaataaaCAAATTATAGAGAAGCTGCACACCACAAGAAGTAACTATCAGCTATATCCAAAAAGAATCAGATTCTAATTTCTAACAACATAGTAACTCCACTCTTTTTTATCTGTGTCCAAATAAAAAGGAATATGAATTGATTCCATGTCTCTAGTACATGTAAGCAGAGTGACTGAATCACATGTACTGATGTACTAgctgaattaatataaataaataatctttttttccaTTGCTGAGTAACAATTATAAAGGTATGATCTTTATAGCAAAAGATCATTACTTTGGAAAAGGAATGATAACCCAGATCATCTTTTATACATAATCATCCGGTCAAGATAAGTTCAGTAATTGAAAACATAAACAAGTCATCAGTAACCCAAATCCAGTAAAAAATCTCTCTCACACACTCAAAAgtggggagagagggagagacagagacagacagagagagagagagagaggggaggggAGGGGAGAGGGtcagggagggagggagggagagagagagagagagcttaCAGGAAGCTGATCAATATAATCAGTCAAGTGAGGAACATCTTCAAGAACATAACCATAATCACCAGTTTCCACCTTCATCATGTGGCTGTTGACAGCTCTATTGTTTTGTTCACTGCCCATCTGACTCtaatctctccctctctctcagcttaatctctccctctctctctgtctctcagCTCAGCCCTCTTAATAAGAACAATACTAATATCAATAATTTGGTAATAAAATTCCCACTAACGATGTCAAGGAACATGCGAGAATCTGCTGTCAAACTTAACCACTATATATAATACGCTGCCTctgcatatatttataaataactaagaGAAATGAAAACCGGAAAGAAGAATTAAGTGAGTAAAATATTGAAAACCAGTGCGTGCTTATAACCGCTTCCTCTTATTGCAAATAATTTCCGTATGATTATATGTATGTACGCTCGCCGACGTCCAAGACCTTTTGACCCTTTTTAGTATCGTATTTTTTATTAGTCAGAATAATTTTATatctttaaattatttaaatttataattatatctgaATCGAATATAATTAGgttttacaatttatttaaaatcttagTTAAATACATTCGGTTAATAATACCTTGCTAGCTAATGTTATAAAAACgtgtatttaattataaaaaaatctttcaaatacaAACGGAGAATCTTTGAAGAATATTCACAACGGAGGTTTGAAACAGTTATGTCTTCTGAGGAATAATTTGTTGGATACGGATACATTTTATTTCGTTCGTTCCGCgtcctttttaatatatattttatattacaaaattaaaatcgaGCGAATACACAATTAATTCAAAACAACCTTGTTCACCCAACCAAAaaacaaaagataaaaaaaaatctttataaaAACTATAAAGAAGTTTGAAAAGTATGGTCTCGAGTTTTGATTGGAAGATGAAGTTTGACAAGCAAAAAGGAGTCTAGAAGATGGAAATAATTTGGAAGAAAAGTTGAAACCGTGAAACAAAGAAAAGAAGGGGTTCGGACAGCGCCACTTGTTTTTAGGAAACAACTCAAGCAGCTGCCTATGTTATTGGGCCTCAAACGTTAGAAACCAAAACTACAACCTGGCTTTGGTTTCAGACAATTTTAGGTGGTTTCTAGGATGTACGTATGCGTATTCAATGTCTTGGAGTACGGAGAATATGATGAGTAGGAAAGTTCTAGGTCCATGGACCTTGGGCTAGCCACCGTGAAGTCCACATGGGTCAGTCTTCAAGTCATATACGCTAGCCCATCATACGTCACTCAGCCCGGTtgtaataaattagaaaatgatTTAGAATCAAAAttactataaaattttaaattcaaaagttaatttgaaatatttatttcagtattt
Protein-coding regions in this window:
- the LOC108203397 gene encoding ATP-dependent 6-phosphofructokinase 3, with the translated sequence MGSEQNNRAVNSHMMKVETGDYGYVLEDVPHLTDYIDQLPTYPNPLRSNPAYSVVKQYFVNVDDTVPQKVVVHKDSPRGIHFRRAGPRQKVYFSPDEVHACIVTCGGLCPGLNTVIREIVCALYHMYGITRVSGIEGGYRGFYSRNTIPLTPKIVNDIHKRGGTVLGTSRGGHDKMKIVDSIQDRGINQVYIIGGDGTQKGAAVIFEEVRRRGLKVAIAGIPKTIDNDIPVIDKSFGFDTAVEEAQRAINAAHVEAESAENGVGVVKLMGRYSGFIAMYATLASRDVDLCLIPESPFYLEGEGGLFEYVEKRLKEDGHMVIVIAEGAGQDLLDKEQSLGNAQDASGNKLLADNGLWISQKIKDHFARNKLQLTLKYIDPTYMIRAIPSNASDNVYCTLLAQSCVHGAMAGYTGYTSGLVNGRQTYIPFNRINEQRNHVVITDRMWARLLSSTNQPSFLCKIAIAKAKEEDFPPTQLLDGENCNDEKISNEDDK